In Candidatus Roseilinea sp., one DNA window encodes the following:
- a CDS encoding oxidoreductase, translating to MPLSFPIPRLGLGCAPLGSMERTFGYGVSEADAVATIHRALERGITLLDTAPFYANGQSEIRVGLALRGVSRDRFIISTKVGWLPDPDHVGQQGAGERSYTRDAVLRSIEGSLERLGVDYLDIAHVHDPEAGDYRRQILDEAYPTLLDLKAQGVIRAIGAGLNQTDFLVDFARHAPLDCAILAGRYTLLEQAPLHEAFPLALSKGIGIFAAGVFNGGILATGARPGARYQYAPAPEPILHLTRMIERVCAKHGVALRAAAMQFAAAHPAVRALIVGMARPSEVDENLADFAAPIPAAFWAELKARELIEPDAPTPQ from the coding sequence ATGCCCCTCTCCTTCCCCATTCCTCGGCTTGGCCTCGGCTGCGCGCCGCTCGGCTCGATGGAACGCACATTCGGCTACGGCGTCAGCGAGGCCGATGCCGTCGCGACGATCCACCGCGCGCTGGAGCGCGGCATCACCCTGCTGGATACCGCGCCGTTCTACGCCAATGGCCAATCCGAAATCCGCGTCGGGCTGGCGCTGCGGGGTGTCTCACGCGACCGGTTCATCATCAGCACAAAAGTCGGCTGGCTACCCGATCCCGATCACGTTGGGCAACAAGGCGCTGGCGAACGCAGTTACACACGCGACGCCGTGCTGCGCAGCATCGAGGGCAGCCTAGAGCGCCTGGGCGTGGACTATTTGGACATCGCTCATGTGCACGACCCGGAGGCCGGCGACTATCGCCGGCAGATCCTGGACGAAGCCTATCCGACCTTGCTCGATTTGAAGGCGCAGGGGGTGATCCGCGCGATCGGCGCCGGCCTGAACCAGACCGACTTCCTGGTGGACTTCGCGCGCCACGCTCCGCTGGACTGCGCGATCCTGGCCGGCCGCTATACGCTGCTGGAGCAAGCGCCGCTTCACGAGGCGTTCCCGCTGGCTCTGTCGAAGGGAATCGGCATCTTCGCTGCCGGGGTATTCAACGGCGGCATTCTGGCCACCGGTGCGCGGCCGGGCGCGCGCTACCAGTATGCGCCCGCGCCGGAGCCGATTCTGCATCTGACGCGAATGATCGAGCGCGTGTGCGCGAAGCACGGCGTCGCGTTGCGCGCGGCAGCCATGCAGTTCGCCGCCGCGCACCCGGCCGTGCGGGCGCTGATCGTGGGCATGGCAAGGCCGAGCGAGGTGGACGAGAACCTAGCCGACTTCGCCGCGCCGATCCCGGCGGCCTTCTGGGCGGAGCTGAAGGCGCGTGAGTTGATCGAGCCGGATGCGCCGACCCCGCAGTAG
- a CDS encoding hydrogenase expression/formation protein HypE gives MSLDFTTWSCPLPLRDYPNVVIGHGGGGKLTAELIRHLFVPAFGDEALRQLGDAAVLSLDGARVAISTDSFVVRPLFFPGGSIGELAVNGTLNDLAMMGAKPLYLTAGFIVEEGLPLAQLGAIVERMAAAARAAGVRVVSGDTKVVDKGHGDGVFINTTGVGLIPNGVHIGPDRAKPGDCVLVNGTIGDHGMAIMSVREGLAFETTITSDTAPLHGLVAAMLDVAPGAIHALRDPTRGGLAAALNEIAAASQVGIQLDERALPVNPDVQAACDLLGMDPIYVANEGKLVAFVAEEAAETVLACMHAHPLGHRAAMIGRVVEQPAGLVTARTAIGGTRVIPMPLGEQLPRIC, from the coding sequence ATGTCCCTCGACTTCACCACCTGGTCTTGTCCGCTGCCGCTGCGCGACTATCCTAACGTCGTCATCGGCCACGGCGGCGGCGGCAAGCTGACGGCGGAGCTGATCCGACACCTCTTCGTGCCGGCTTTTGGCGATGAGGCGCTGCGCCAACTGGGGGATGCCGCCGTGCTGTCGTTGGACGGTGCGCGCGTAGCGATCTCCACCGATTCGTTCGTGGTGCGGCCGCTTTTCTTCCCCGGCGGCTCGATCGGCGAGCTGGCCGTGAACGGCACGCTGAACGACCTGGCGATGATGGGCGCGAAACCGCTCTACCTGACCGCCGGCTTCATCGTGGAGGAAGGGCTGCCGCTGGCGCAGCTCGGCGCGATCGTCGAGCGCATGGCCGCGGCAGCGCGCGCTGCCGGCGTGCGCGTGGTGTCCGGCGATACCAAGGTGGTGGACAAAGGCCATGGCGACGGCGTGTTCATCAACACCACCGGCGTGGGCCTGATCCCCAATGGTGTGCACATCGGGCCGGATCGCGCCAAGCCCGGCGACTGCGTGCTGGTCAACGGCACCATCGGCGACCACGGCATGGCCATCATGAGCGTGCGTGAGGGTTTAGCGTTCGAGACGACGATCACCAGCGACACCGCGCCGCTGCACGGTCTGGTGGCGGCCATGCTCGACGTTGCTCCCGGCGCGATTCACGCCTTGCGCGACCCGACGCGCGGCGGGCTGGCCGCGGCCTTGAACGAGATCGCCGCGGCGTCGCAGGTAGGCATCCAGCTCGACGAGCGCGCGCTGCCGGTGAATCCCGACGTGCAAGCCGCCTGCGATCTGTTGGGCATGGATCCGATCTACGTCGCCAACGAAGGTAAGCTGGTGGCATTCGTCGCGGAAGAAGCCGCCGAAACCGTCTTGGCATGTATGCACGCACACCCGTTGGGCCATCGCGCAGCGATGATCGGTCGGGTGGTCGAGCAACCGGCTGGCCTGGTGACGGCACGCACGGCGATCGGCGGCACGCGGGTTATCCCCATGCCGCTGGGCGAGCAGTTGCCGCGCATCTGTTGA